The proteins below are encoded in one region of Meriones unguiculatus strain TT.TT164.6M chromosome 18, Bangor_MerUng_6.1, whole genome shotgun sequence:
- the LOC132649084 gene encoding activated RNA polymerase II transcriptional coactivator p15-like, with amino-acid sequence MVTVIPTPVQSAQDGRREAVPKSKKLVSSNPSGSDPDREVEKRLKRKEQVVPDKPVKKQKSVETSRTLTSSKHMEQWSQLKDQISHINEAVRKR; translated from the exons ATGGTCACTGTGATCCCCACTCCTG TCCAGAGCGCGCAGGACGGCAGGAGAGAAGCAGTGCCTAAATCGAAGAAACTTGTTTCTTCAAACCCTTCAGGCAGTGATCCTGACCGCGAAGTTGAGAAAAGGTTAAAGAGGAAAGAGCAAGTTGTTCCAGATAAACCTGTGAAGAAGCAAAAGTCTGTTGAGACTTCGAGAACTCTGACATCTTCCAAGCACATGGAGCAATGGAGCCAGCTGAAGGACCAGATCTCTCACATAAACGAGGCAGTACGAAAGCGGTAG